One Methylobacterium sp. AMS5 genomic region harbors:
- a CDS encoding fumarylacetoacetate hydrolase family protein, whose amino-acid sequence MKLIRHGASGDEKPGLVDAKGGLRDLSGTLRDIAGPGLSRESLDRLARIDPESLPLLPPGTRLGPCVGGTRNFVAIGLNYADHAAETGAAIPAEPIIFNKAPSCIVGPNDTVILPKASAKTDWEVELAVVIGVRASYVHANEALRYVAGVCICNDLSEREFQMERGGTWTKGKGCPTFGPLGPWLVTLDEIPDLKNLSMSLDLNGRRMQTGSTATMIFDVAQIVAYVSHFMMLEPGDVITTGTPPGVGLGMKPPRYLRSDDEMVLRIDGLGEQRQRVVAFDDWTAKVAAGEPTN is encoded by the coding sequence ATGAAGTTGATCCGGCACGGCGCGAGCGGTGACGAGAAGCCGGGTCTCGTGGACGCGAAGGGAGGCTTGCGCGACCTGTCGGGAACCCTGCGCGATATTGCCGGACCGGGCCTCTCACGGGAATCGCTCGACCGGCTCGCGCGGATCGACCCCGAAAGCCTGCCGCTGCTGCCGCCCGGCACCCGCCTCGGCCCCTGCGTCGGCGGCACCCGCAACTTCGTGGCGATCGGCCTGAACTACGCCGACCACGCTGCCGAGACCGGGGCCGCGATCCCGGCCGAGCCCATCATCTTCAACAAGGCGCCCTCCTGCATCGTCGGCCCCAACGACACGGTGATCCTGCCCAAAGCCTCGGCCAAGACCGATTGGGAGGTGGAACTCGCCGTGGTGATCGGCGTCCGCGCCTCCTATGTCCACGCCAACGAGGCGCTGCGCTACGTGGCGGGCGTGTGCATCTGCAACGACCTGTCCGAGCGCGAATTCCAGATGGAGCGCGGCGGCACCTGGACCAAGGGCAAGGGCTGCCCGACCTTCGGCCCGCTCGGCCCCTGGCTCGTCACCCTCGACGAGATCCCGGACCTGAAGAACCTCTCGATGAGCCTCGATCTCAACGGCCGGCGGATGCAGACGGGCTCGACCGCGACGATGATCTTCGACGTGGCGCAGATCGTCGCCTACGTCTCGCACTTCATGATGCTGGAGCCCGGCGACGTCATCACCACCGGCACCCCGCCGGGCGTCGGCCTCGGCATGAAGCCGCCGCGCTACCTCAGGAGCGACGACGAGATGGTGCTGCGCATCGACGGCCTCGGCGAGCAGCGCCAGCGCGTCGTGGCCTTCGACGACTGGACCGCCAAGGTCGCCGCCGGTGAACCGACGAACTGA
- the aspS gene encoding aspartate--tRNA ligase, with the protein MHRYRTHTCGAIRPSDVGQTVRLSGWCHRIRDHGGVLFIDLRDHYGLTQCVIDSDSKAFKAAETARSEWVIRIDGRVRTRPAGTENPELPTGAVEVYIDDLEVLGPAGELPLPVFGDQEYPEETRLKYRFLDLRREKLHANIMKRGAIVDSLRRRMREGGFFEFQTPILTASSPEGARDYLVPSRVHPGKFYALPQAPQQFKQLTMIAGFDRYFQIAPCFRDEDARADRSPGEFYQLDIEMSFVTQEDVFQAVEPVLRGVFEEFAGGKRVTGEFPRITYADAMLKYGVDKPDLRNPLIIADVTDEFADDAVEFKAFKGVIKSGGVVRAIPATGAAGQPRSFFDKLNDWARSEGAPGLGYIVFEEEGGALTGKGPIAKFIPAAIQARIAEKAGAKAGDAVFFAAGTEAKAAALAGKARIRIGDELKLSDTDQFAFCWVVDFPMYEWNEEDKKIDFSHNPFSMPNYDRDAFLALGEEDSQEILGIKAFQYDIVCNGIELSSGAIRNHRPDVMEKAFAIAGYGKDVLEEKFGGMLNALRLGAPPHGGIAPGVDRIVMLLCEEPNIREVVLFPMNQRAEDLMMGAPAEATAKQLRELHIRLNLPEKKA; encoded by the coding sequence ATGCACCGTTACCGTACCCATACCTGCGGGGCGATCCGCCCGTCCGATGTCGGGCAGACCGTCCGCCTGTCCGGCTGGTGCCACCGCATCCGCGACCATGGCGGCGTGCTCTTCATCGACCTGCGCGACCATTACGGCCTGACGCAGTGCGTGATCGATTCCGACTCGAAGGCCTTCAAGGCCGCCGAGACCGCCCGCTCCGAGTGGGTGATCCGCATCGACGGCCGCGTGCGCACCCGGCCCGCCGGCACCGAGAACCCGGAACTGCCGACCGGCGCGGTCGAGGTCTACATCGATGACCTCGAAGTGCTCGGGCCGGCGGGCGAGCTGCCGCTGCCCGTCTTCGGCGACCAGGAATACCCGGAAGAGACCCGGCTCAAGTACCGCTTCCTCGATCTGCGCCGGGAGAAGCTGCACGCCAACATCATGAAGCGCGGCGCGATCGTGGATTCGCTCCGCCGCCGCATGCGCGAGGGCGGTTTCTTCGAGTTCCAGACGCCGATCCTGACCGCCTCCTCGCCGGAGGGCGCGCGCGACTACCTCGTGCCGTCCCGCGTCCATCCGGGCAAGTTCTACGCGCTGCCGCAGGCGCCGCAGCAGTTCAAGCAGCTCACGATGATCGCGGGCTTCGACCGCTACTTCCAGATCGCCCCCTGCTTCCGCGACGAGGACGCCCGCGCCGACCGTTCGCCGGGCGAGTTCTATCAGCTCGACATCGAGATGAGCTTCGTCACGCAGGAGGACGTGTTCCAGGCGGTGGAGCCGGTGCTGCGCGGCGTGTTCGAGGAGTTCGCCGGCGGCAAGCGCGTGACGGGGGAATTCCCGCGCATCACCTACGCCGACGCGATGCTCAAATACGGCGTCGACAAGCCGGACCTGCGCAACCCGCTGATCATCGCCGACGTCACCGACGAATTCGCCGACGACGCGGTGGAGTTCAAGGCGTTCAAGGGCGTCATCAAGTCGGGCGGCGTGGTGCGCGCCATCCCCGCCACCGGCGCCGCTGGTCAGCCGCGCTCGTTCTTCGACAAGCTGAACGACTGGGCCCGCTCGGAAGGCGCGCCGGGGCTCGGCTACATCGTGTTCGAGGAAGAGGGCGGGGCGCTCACCGGCAAGGGACCGATCGCCAAGTTCATCCCCGCCGCGATCCAGGCACGGATCGCCGAGAAGGCCGGGGCCAAGGCGGGCGACGCCGTGTTCTTCGCCGCCGGCACCGAGGCGAAGGCGGCCGCGCTCGCGGGCAAGGCGCGCATCCGCATCGGCGACGAGCTGAAGCTCTCCGACACGGACCAGTTCGCCTTCTGCTGGGTCGTCGATTTCCCGATGTACGAGTGGAACGAAGAAGACAAGAAGATCGACTTCTCCCACAACCCGTTCTCGATGCCGAACTACGATCGCGACGCATTCCTCGCCTTAGGCGAGGAAGACTCCCAAGAAATCCTTGGGATCAAGGCGTTCCAGTACGACATCGTCTGCAACGGCATCGAGCTGTCCTCGGGCGCGATCCGGAACCATCGCCCCGACGTGATGGAGAAGGCCTTTGCCATCGCCGGCTACGGCAAGGACGTGCTGGAGGAGAAGTTCGGCGGCATGCTGAACGCCCTGCGCCTCGGCGCCCCGCCGCACGGCGGCATCGCGCCGGGTGTCGACCGCATCGTCATGCTGCTGTGCGAGGAGCCGAACATCCGCGAGGTCGTGCTGTTCCCGATGAACCAGCGCGCCGAAGACCTGATGATGGGCGCGCCCGCCGAGGCGACGGCCAAGCAGCTGCGCGAGCTGCACATCCGGCTCAACCTGCCCGAGAAGAAGGCGTAG
- a CDS encoding ferredoxin: protein MKVVVDLNRCQAYAQCIYAAPGHFALHGREALVYDPSPDETARGEIERAIHACPVRAITAYPDAADAAAGEAR from the coding sequence ATGAAGGTCGTCGTGGATCTCAACCGCTGCCAAGCCTACGCGCAGTGCATCTACGCGGCGCCGGGGCACTTCGCCCTGCATGGCAGGGAGGCGCTGGTCTACGACCCCTCCCCGGACGAGACCGCACGGGGCGAGATCGAGCGGGCCATCCACGCCTGCCCGGTGCGGGCGATCACCGCCTACCCCGATGCCGCCGACGCGGCGGCCGGAGAGGCGCGGTGA
- a CDS encoding glycosyltransferase family 2 protein, with amino-acid sequence MPPHPTPLTAIVVSHDSADALPACLAALARESIPAIVVDNASRDGSVAMARADGARVIAHPRNEGYGRANNIGVRAAEGARHVLILNPDLVLQPGAAAALLAAAQAWSDAGLLAPRIHEPDGRFFYQPRSLLAPYLTNPKGRRDLPEGDACAPFLSGACLMIERAFFLDLGGFDENIFLFYEDDDLCRRVADAGRALIHVHGAVALHGRGRSSAPAPGRVFRTRWHQAWSRAYVSRKYGLPDPSPGMLATNAPKAALSALAFRRSGLERYGGSAAGALAALRGQSALTREGLAP; translated from the coding sequence ATGCCGCCCCATCCCACTCCCCTCACCGCCATCGTCGTCAGCCACGACAGCGCGGATGCCCTGCCCGCCTGCCTCGCGGCGCTCGCGCGCGAAAGCATCCCGGCGATCGTGGTCGACAATGCCAGCCGCGACGGCTCGGTGGCGATGGCGCGGGCCGACGGCGCGCGGGTGATCGCCCATCCCCGCAACGAGGGCTACGGGCGGGCCAACAACATCGGCGTGCGCGCCGCCGAGGGGGCCCGGCACGTTCTCATCCTCAATCCCGATCTCGTGCTGCAACCGGGCGCCGCCGCCGCCCTGCTGGCCGCGGCGCAGGCCTGGTCTGACGCCGGCCTCCTGGCGCCGCGCATCCATGAGCCGGACGGGCGCTTCTTCTACCAGCCGCGCTCGCTGCTCGCGCCCTACCTCACCAATCCGAAGGGCCGGCGTGATCTCCCCGAGGGCGACGCCTGCGCGCCGTTCCTGTCGGGCGCCTGCCTGATGATCGAGCGGGCCTTCTTCCTCGACCTCGGCGGCTTTGATGAGAACATCTTCCTGTTCTACGAGGACGACGACCTCTGCCGCCGGGTGGCCGATGCGGGGCGCGCCCTGATCCACGTCCACGGCGCGGTGGCGCTGCACGGGCGAGGGCGCTCCTCGGCCCCGGCGCCGGGCCGGGTTTTTCGTACGCGCTGGCATCAGGCGTGGTCGCGGGCCTACGTCTCGCGGAAATACGGCCTGCCCGATCCGAGCCCCGGAATGCTGGCGACGAACGCGCCGAAGGCGGCGCTCTCCGCCCTCGCCTTCCGGCGCTCGGGGCTGGAACGCTACGGCGGCTCGGCGGCCGGCGCGCTCGCCGCCCTGCGCGGGCAGAGTGCGCTGACCCGCGAAGGATTGGCACCGTGA
- a CDS encoding acyltransferase, which translates to MSGVLSGPTIAEALARPHNAFSGLRLALALMVVVSHAFSVVSGHALDEPLARATGFSLGEHAVNGFFAVSGFLVTMSYDRRGWRDYVVARSLRILPGLVAATLAVSLLLGGALTRLPLTEYYASPELWRFVRGTLLSFKSNASLPGLFEANPFRSPLGTVWTLKYETICYAGVLAIGLFGLLRRRWAVPALTAALALSLAVLEVVRPEMSKGTETALRLPLIFAAGACLYLWRDSFRLTPWPLLVLAAGLLLQGYAPARTLLFLGESYAAIWLAFLPPLARPALDPPADLSYGVYLYGWPIQQSLHALWPTASALALLTPALLLAGLVAAASWYAVEKPALRLKARALGRRTLGTIEPAGP; encoded by the coding sequence GTGAGCGGCGTCCTGTCCGGCCCCACCATCGCGGAGGCACTGGCGCGCCCGCACAACGCCTTCTCGGGTCTGCGCCTGGCACTGGCCCTGATGGTGGTGGTCAGCCACGCCTTCAGCGTCGTCTCCGGCCACGCACTCGACGAGCCGTTGGCCCGCGCCACCGGCTTTTCGCTGGGCGAGCACGCGGTGAACGGCTTCTTCGCCGTCTCGGGCTTCCTCGTCACCATGAGCTACGATCGGCGCGGCTGGCGCGACTACGTCGTCGCCCGGAGCTTGCGCATTCTGCCGGGCCTCGTCGCCGCGACCCTGGCGGTCTCGCTGCTGCTCGGCGGCGCCCTCACCCGGCTGCCGCTCACCGAGTACTACGCCTCACCGGAACTGTGGCGCTTCGTGCGCGGCACGCTCCTGTCCTTCAAGAGCAACGCCAGCCTGCCCGGCCTCTTCGAGGCCAACCCCTTCCGCAGCCCGCTCGGCACGGTCTGGACCCTGAAATACGAGACGATCTGCTACGCCGGCGTCCTCGCCATCGGGCTTTTCGGGCTCCTGCGGCGGCGCTGGGCCGTGCCGGCGCTCACTGCGGCCCTGGCCCTGTCGCTGGCGGTGCTCGAAGTGGTCCGGCCCGAGATGTCCAAGGGCACCGAGACGGCCCTGCGCCTGCCGCTGATCTTCGCCGCCGGGGCCTGCCTCTACCTCTGGCGCGATTCCTTTCGCCTCACGCCCTGGCCGCTGCTCGTCCTGGCCGCGGGCCTCCTGTTGCAGGGCTACGCCCCCGCCCGGACGCTGCTCTTCCTCGGCGAGAGCTACGCGGCGATCTGGCTCGCCTTCCTGCCCCCGCTCGCCCGCCCCGCCCTCGATCCGCCGGCCGACCTCTCCTACGGGGTCTATCTCTACGGCTGGCCGATCCAGCAGAGCCTGCACGCGCTCTGGCCCACGGCCTCCGCCCTGGCCCTGCTGACGCCGGCCCTCCTGCTCGCCGGGCTCGTCGCCGCCGCCTCCTGGTACGCGGTCGAGAAGCCGGCCCTGCGCCTCAAGGCGCGGGCACTCGGGCGGCGCACGCTGGGGACCATTGAGCCTGCGGGTCCGTGA
- a CDS encoding FAD-dependent oxidoreductase: MTTRPERIVIVGASLAGHAAAHALRERGYAGSLTLVGAERHRPYDRPPLSKQVLRGLYSADTTLPCHPDLNAEFRLGRPATRLDLTGRAVECEDGSRLPYDRLLIATGTRARPWPNPEEAGLAGVFTLRDRDDAERLGAHLRTKPQRVVLVGGGFIGFEVASTCRDLDIPVTLLVRDAVPLAAALGPRLGGLIGEVARERGVDLRLESEIERMEGQAGRLAAVTLKDGARIETDCLVAAIGTLRNVEWLDGSGLEADAGGLRCDAFCRALLHDGRVAEGVFAAGDVARWPNPYDDDALVAVEHWGNARAQAETAAANMLAGDASAMRRHDHLPDFWSQQFGLTIKLVGLTEGADALAVVHGSLEERRLVAAFGKAGRTVAAAAIDSARWLPAYKAAIRERAPFPPIEDAVDQPRIRVQEP, from the coding sequence GTGACGACACGCCCTGAACGCATCGTCATCGTCGGCGCCTCGCTGGCGGGGCATGCTGCCGCCCATGCCCTGCGTGAGCGGGGCTATGCCGGAAGCCTGACCCTGGTCGGCGCCGAGCGTCATCGACCCTATGACCGGCCGCCGCTCTCCAAGCAGGTGCTGCGCGGGCTCTACTCCGCCGACACCACCCTGCCCTGTCATCCCGACCTCAACGCGGAGTTCCGCCTCGGCCGCCCGGCGACCCGGCTCGACCTGACCGGGCGCGCCGTCGAATGCGAAGACGGCAGCCGCCTGCCCTACGATCGGCTGCTGATCGCCACGGGAACCCGGGCGCGGCCCTGGCCGAACCCGGAGGAAGCGGGCCTCGCCGGTGTCTTCACCCTGCGCGACCGCGACGACGCCGAGCGGCTCGGCGCGCATCTGCGGACCAAGCCGCAACGCGTCGTCCTCGTCGGCGGCGGCTTCATCGGCTTCGAGGTGGCCTCGACCTGCCGCGATCTCGACATCCCGGTCACCCTGCTGGTGCGCGATGCCGTGCCGCTGGCTGCAGCGCTCGGCCCCCGCCTCGGCGGCCTGATCGGCGAGGTCGCCCGCGAGAGGGGTGTCGATCTGCGCCTCGAATCCGAGATCGAGCGGATGGAGGGGCAAGCGGGCCGCCTCGCGGCCGTGACCCTGAAGGACGGCGCGCGGATCGAGACCGATTGCCTCGTGGCCGCCATCGGCACGCTGCGCAACGTCGAATGGCTCGACGGCTCGGGGCTGGAAGCCGACGCGGGGGGCCTGCGCTGCGACGCCTTCTGCCGCGCCCTGCTCCATGACGGCCGCGTCGCCGAGGGCGTGTTCGCCGCGGGCGACGTGGCGCGCTGGCCGAACCCGTACGACGACGACGCCTTGGTGGCGGTCGAGCACTGGGGCAACGCCCGGGCGCAAGCCGAGACCGCCGCCGCCAACATGCTGGCGGGCGATGCATCGGCGATGCGCCGCCACGACCACCTGCCGGATTTCTGGTCGCAGCAATTCGGCCTGACGATCAAGCTCGTCGGCCTGACCGAGGGCGCCGACGCCCTCGCCGTGGTGCACGGCTCGCTCGAGGAGCGGCGCCTCGTGGCCGCCTTCGGCAAGGCGGGCCGCACCGTCGCCGCCGCCGCCATCGACAGCGCCCGCTGGCTGCCCGCCTACAAGGCCGCGATCCGCGAGCGCGCGCCCTTCCCGCCGATCGAGGACGCCGTCGATCAGCCCCGCATCCGTGTGCAGGAGCCATAG
- the bioB gene encoding biotin synthase BioB: MSDTVVSLTASSASSASAAIRHDWTLAEIQAIHDMPLLDLVHRAGVVHRAHNDPADIQRAALLSIKTGGCPEDCAYCPQSAHHKGANLPRERLMPVDAVLKEAAAAKANGAHRFCMGAAWRKPKDGPDFDAVLEMVRGVRGLGMEACVTLGMLTQAQAQRLAEAGLTSYNHNLDTGPEFYGDIISTRTYDDRLQTLEHVRQAGIGVCCGGIVGMGEQVRDRAEMLLVLANHAPHPESVPINALVAVEGTPLEDRPPIDPLDLVRMCATARIVMPKARVRLSAGRKSLTREAQILCFLAGANSIFYGERLLTTANNEADADAELLRDIGVPVPEVTLAAAE, encoded by the coding sequence ATGAGCGACACCGTAGTCTCCCTCACCGCCTCCTCGGCCTCCTCGGCTTCCGCCGCCATCCGGCATGATTGGACGCTCGCCGAGATCCAGGCGATCCACGACATGCCGCTGCTCGATCTCGTGCATCGGGCGGGCGTCGTGCACCGGGCGCACAACGACCCCGCCGACATCCAGCGGGCGGCGCTTCTGTCGATCAAGACCGGCGGCTGCCCCGAGGATTGCGCCTATTGCCCGCAATCGGCCCATCACAAGGGCGCGAACCTGCCCCGCGAGCGGCTGATGCCGGTGGACGCCGTGCTGAAGGAGGCCGCCGCGGCCAAGGCCAACGGGGCGCACCGCTTCTGCATGGGCGCGGCGTGGCGCAAGCCCAAGGATGGGCCGGACTTCGACGCGGTGCTGGAGATGGTGCGCGGCGTGCGCGGGCTCGGCATGGAGGCCTGTGTCACGCTCGGCATGCTGACCCAAGCCCAAGCCCAGCGCCTCGCGGAGGCGGGGCTCACCTCCTACAACCACAACCTCGACACCGGCCCGGAATTCTACGGCGACATCATCTCGACCCGCACCTACGACGACCGGCTCCAGACCCTGGAGCATGTCCGGCAGGCCGGCATCGGCGTCTGCTGCGGCGGCATCGTCGGGATGGGCGAGCAGGTGCGCGACCGGGCCGAGATGCTGCTCGTGCTCGCCAACCACGCCCCGCACCCGGAAAGCGTGCCGATCAACGCGCTCGTCGCCGTCGAGGGCACGCCGCTGGAAGACCGGCCGCCGATCGATCCGCTCGACCTCGTGCGGATGTGCGCCACCGCCCGCATCGTCATGCCCAAGGCCCGCGTGCGCCTCAGCGCCGGCCGCAAGAGCCTGACCCGCGAGGCGCAGATCCTGTGCTTCCTCGCCGGGGCCAACTCGATCTTCTACGGCGAGCGCCTGCTCACCACCGCCAACAACGAGGCGGATGCCGACGCCGAGCTGCTGCGCGACATCGGCGTGCCGGTGCCCGAGGTGACGCTGGCCGCCGCGGAGTAG
- a CDS encoding porin, translating to MTGGTIRALGLAGAVAAVSMTGAGGAQAGAFGLREQSAQGLGLAFAGAASGGAGVSSIFWNPATVTMRPGFASEQSLSFINLSGEITPTVGTAPGLLPFGASGEVGQGAVVPSGATSYQLTDRLWVGIQTGAPYGLVTKPRQDWAGSVYSRSSRIFSLAFNPVVGFKVNDWLSVAAGPSIEYFRLTLRAAVPVSGTFPGLYPSGFVKGESWGVGFTAGVLVTPAAGTAIGVGYRSSVHHDIEGSIGFPDPRQAIALGQVRANLNTPEKVSVGLTQAINPVTRINLGFEWDNWSRLGDVGIVSRALGVTVNHLPLNFKDSFFYSIGAEYDWSPNLTLRAGFGYDNGPIDFSNRSARLPDSDRYVVSIGGSYRWSDTVLLTASYAHAFFDRGLLLAGPGRDYNIGNIPLAASTDISADVVSVGFRYQWDAPAAVAPTPLVRKF from the coding sequence ATGACAGGGGGGACGATCCGCGCGCTCGGGCTCGCGGGAGCCGTCGCGGCGGTTTCGATGACGGGCGCGGGCGGAGCGCAGGCCGGTGCCTTCGGCCTGCGCGAGCAGAGTGCACAGGGGTTGGGCCTCGCCTTCGCGGGTGCGGCGTCGGGCGGGGCGGGCGTCTCGTCGATCTTCTGGAACCCGGCGACGGTGACGATGCGGCCGGGCTTTGCCAGCGAGCAGAGCCTGAGCTTCATCAACCTGTCGGGGGAGATCACGCCGACGGTGGGGACCGCGCCGGGCCTGCTGCCCTTCGGCGCCTCCGGCGAGGTCGGGCAGGGCGCCGTGGTGCCCTCGGGCGCCACCTCCTACCAGCTCACCGACCGTCTCTGGGTCGGCATCCAGACCGGCGCGCCCTACGGCCTCGTCACCAAGCCGCGCCAGGATTGGGCCGGCTCGGTCTATTCCCGCTCCTCGCGGATCTTCTCGCTGGCCTTCAACCCGGTGGTCGGCTTCAAGGTCAACGACTGGCTGTCCGTCGCCGCCGGCCCGAGCATCGAGTATTTCCGCCTGACCCTGCGCGCGGCCGTGCCGGTGTCCGGCACCTTCCCGGGCCTCTACCCGTCGGGCTTCGTCAAGGGCGAGTCCTGGGGCGTGGGCTTCACCGCCGGTGTCCTGGTCACCCCCGCCGCCGGCACGGCGATCGGCGTCGGCTACCGCTCCTCGGTCCACCACGACATCGAGGGCTCGATCGGCTTCCCCGACCCGCGGCAGGCCATCGCCCTGGGGCAGGTGCGGGCCAACCTCAATACGCCCGAGAAGGTCAGCGTCGGCCTGACCCAGGCGATCAACCCGGTCACCCGGATCAATCTCGGCTTCGAGTGGGACAACTGGTCGAGGCTCGGCGACGTCGGCATCGTCTCGCGGGCGCTGGGCGTGACGGTCAACCACCTGCCGCTCAACTTCAAGGACTCGTTCTTCTACTCGATCGGTGCCGAGTACGACTGGTCGCCGAACCTGACCCTGCGGGCCGGCTTCGGCTACGACAACGGGCCGATCGACTTCTCGAACCGCTCGGCGCGCCTGCCCGACAGCGACCGCTACGTCGTCTCGATCGGCGGCAGCTATCGCTGGAGCGACACGGTGCTGCTGACGGCCAGCTACGCCCACGCCTTCTTCGACCGCGGCCTTCTCCTGGCGGGCCCCGGCCGCGACTACAACATCGGCAACATCCCGCTCGCGGCCTCGACCGACATCAGCGCCGACGTCGTCTCGGTCGGGTTCCGCTACCAGTGGGATGCCCCCGCTGCCGTCGCCCCGACCCCGCTGGTGCGCAAGTTCTGA